A region from the Paenibacillus humicola genome encodes:
- a CDS encoding ThiF family adenylyltransferase — MTNQNGEKLASSADRYARQRRFAPIGDDGQRRIGESRAAVVGMGALGSVAAQHLVRSGVGFVRLIDRDVLEWSNLQRQVLYTESDVKRLLPKAVAAAERLGEINSQVTVEPVVADLTAVNAEELLDGVDIILDGSDNFTVRYLINDVAVKNGIPWMYGGVVGATGMTMPIVPGDTPCFRCLFPDVPEAGAVDTCETAGVLSPAVDVIASLQSAEALKWLSGNRDALSRSLLQIDLWHQHFMPLAVSASKKDDCPACGRRRFDFLEEAGYEPAAVALCGRNTIQISPARPVQIRLQELAGRLAAAGEVERNPFLVRFRRGDGLTAVLFPDGRTLIQGTEDLAAAKRIYSEIYGL, encoded by the coding sequence ATGACGAATCAGAATGGCGAAAAGCTTGCTTCGTCCGCCGACCGGTATGCCAGGCAGCGCCGCTTCGCGCCGATCGGCGACGACGGGCAGCGGCGGATCGGCGAAAGCCGCGCCGCGGTCGTCGGCATGGGCGCGCTCGGCTCGGTCGCCGCGCAGCATCTGGTCCGCTCCGGCGTCGGATTCGTGCGGCTGATCGACCGCGACGTGCTCGAATGGAGCAACCTGCAGCGCCAGGTGCTGTATACGGAAAGCGACGTCAAACGGCTGCTGCCGAAGGCCGTTGCCGCAGCGGAGCGGCTCGGCGAGATCAACAGCCAGGTTACGGTCGAACCCGTCGTCGCCGATTTGACTGCGGTTAACGCCGAAGAGCTGCTGGACGGCGTCGACATCATCCTCGACGGTTCGGACAACTTTACGGTCCGTTACCTGATCAACGATGTGGCGGTTAAGAACGGCATCCCGTGGATGTACGGCGGCGTCGTCGGCGCCACCGGCATGACGATGCCGATCGTGCCGGGCGACACGCCGTGCTTTCGCTGTCTGTTTCCGGACGTGCCAGAAGCGGGCGCGGTCGATACGTGCGAAACCGCCGGCGTTCTCTCGCCGGCGGTTGACGTTATCGCCTCCCTGCAATCGGCCGAAGCGCTCAAATGGTTAAGCGGCAACCGGGACGCCCTCAGCCGCAGTCTGCTCCAAATCGACCTGTGGCACCAGCACTTTATGCCGCTCGCCGTAAGCGCTTCGAAGAAGGACGATTGTCCCGCATGCGGCCGAAGGCGGTTCGATTTTCTGGAGGAAGCCGGCTATGAACCCGCCGCCGTCGCGCTGTGCGGGCGCAACACGATTCAAATCTCGCCCGCAAGGCCGGTGCAAATTCGGCTTCAGGAGCTGGCGGGACGGCTTGCGGCCGCGGGCGAGGTCGAACGCAATCCGTTTCTCGTGCGCTTTCGCCGCGGCGACGGGCTGACGGCCGTGCTTTTTCCCGACGGACGGACGTTGATCCAGGGGACGGAAGATCTTGCGGCGGCCAAACGGATTTACAGCGAAATCTACGGTTTGTAG
- a CDS encoding HD-GYP domain-containing protein gives MRLLSIQACRPGMRLAKKIYSEEGLVLLAENVELTGRLIAKLEECGVSFVYIADPRTADLVVPDMIGEETRHRALTEIRTNFRMLMDKSGHKSGGTYPYIAQPFRQVMNMVIDDITAQRDAMLLLMNMGAVDDYLVHHSLNVCVYSTLLGAASGYSRDELMTLGLGAMLHDIGKTQISPQLLKKEGSLTPAEYEEMKRHAERGYILLKDEPNIPLLAAHCAYQHHERLDGSGYPRGIKGEDIHEYAKWIGLVDSYDAMTTARVYRAPMLPHQAVEALYAGTGTLYDQRMLQLFRDKVAIYPLGITVRLQTGETGVVVDINSSCPHRPVVRILYNESGEELKAPYEIDLSKQLSMMIGSVNDGQTKPAAASVTI, from the coding sequence ATGCGGTTGCTGTCCATTCAGGCGTGCCGTCCCGGCATGAGGCTGGCCAAAAAAATCTATTCCGAGGAAGGGCTCGTCCTGCTGGCGGAAAATGTCGAATTGACCGGCAGGCTGATCGCGAAGCTCGAGGAGTGCGGCGTCAGCTTTGTCTATATCGCCGACCCCCGGACGGCGGATCTGGTCGTGCCGGATATGATCGGCGAGGAAACCAGGCACCGCGCCTTAACGGAGATCCGTACCAATTTCCGCATGCTGATGGACAAATCCGGGCATAAATCGGGCGGGACTTATCCGTATATCGCTCAGCCTTTTCGCCAGGTGATGAATATGGTCATCGACGACATTACCGCGCAGCGTGACGCCATGCTGCTGCTGATGAATATGGGCGCGGTGGACGATTATTTAGTCCATCATTCCTTGAACGTATGCGTCTATTCCACCTTGCTGGGCGCGGCGAGCGGCTATTCGCGCGACGAGCTGATGACGCTCGGTCTGGGGGCGATGCTGCACGACATCGGCAAAACGCAAATCAGCCCTCAATTGCTAAAGAAAGAGGGCTCGCTGACGCCGGCGGAATACGAGGAAATGAAGCGGCACGCGGAGCGTGGCTATATCCTGCTCAAGGATGAGCCGAACATTCCGCTTCTTGCCGCGCACTGCGCCTATCAGCATCACGAGCGACTGGACGGCAGCGGCTATCCGCGGGGGATCAAAGGCGAGGACATACATGAGTACGCCAAATGGATCGGACTGGTCGACTCCTACGATGCGATGACGACCGCGCGGGTATACCGCGCTCCGATGCTGCCGCATCAAGCGGTGGAGGCGCTGTATGCGGGCACGGGAACGCTTTACGATCAGCGGATGCTGCAGCTGTTCCGGGACAAGGTTGCCATTTATCCGCTCGGCATAACGGTCCGGCTGCAAACCGGGGAAACGGGCGTCGTCGTCGATATCAACTCGTCCTGCCCGCACCGGCCGGTTGTCCGCATTTTGTATAACGAATCCGGCGAGGAGCTCAAGGCGCCGTATGAAATCGACTTATCCAAGCAGCTGTCGATGATGATCGGCAGCGTGAACGACGGTCAGACGAAGCCGGCGGCCGCAAGCGTAACCATATAA
- a CDS encoding HD-GYP domain-containing protein → MRVHVMELKDGDRLSRDAFNGYGLHVLSKGTILFAKEIARLFQHQIEYVDVEDRLPAITVNRTIESGLSPKWLETVRPIYQDAVSGCEQLFADALQKGFIEERDANESFQPLVENFRMERDVVSMLLLLNTKDDYTYQHSVQVGMLAYYLASWLGYNEQDAVYAGKAGFLHDLGKCRIEGSILNKPGRLTKDEFEKIKAHTLHGHDILKASFADTVPALVALQHHERADGSGYPNGLTGDRMHPFSQIVAVADVYSAMISSRVYQQKRDLLFVLRELYRMSFGELEPQTTHTFIRHMIPNFIGKRVELHTGEVGTIIMTHPTEYFRPLIQIDNHFVDLTVDRSLEVKQVYM, encoded by the coding sequence ATGAGAGTTCATGTAATGGAGCTGAAAGACGGCGATCGGTTAAGCCGGGATGCATTTAACGGATACGGACTGCATGTGCTTTCGAAAGGAACGATACTGTTCGCCAAGGAAATTGCCCGTTTGTTTCAGCATCAGATCGAATACGTCGATGTCGAGGACCGTTTGCCCGCTATCACCGTCAATCGCACGATCGAATCCGGTCTCAGTCCAAAATGGCTGGAAACCGTCCGGCCGATTTATCAGGATGCGGTGAGCGGCTGCGAGCAGCTGTTTGCGGATGCGCTTCAGAAAGGGTTCATTGAAGAACGGGACGCCAACGAATCCTTTCAGCCGCTCGTCGAAAATTTCCGGATGGAACGCGACGTCGTCTCGATGCTGCTGCTGCTTAATACGAAGGACGATTATACGTATCAGCACTCCGTACAGGTCGGCATGCTGGCGTATTATTTGGCCTCCTGGCTCGGCTACAACGAACAGGATGCCGTATACGCCGGGAAAGCCGGCTTTTTGCACGATTTGGGCAAATGCCGCATTGAAGGCAGCATCCTGAACAAACCGGGCCGCCTGACGAAGGACGAATTCGAGAAAATCAAGGCGCATACGCTGCACGGGCACGACATTTTAAAAGCTTCCTTTGCCGACACGGTCCCCGCACTGGTCGCGCTGCAGCACCACGAACGAGCTGATGGAAGCGGTTACCCGAACGGACTGACCGGCGACCGGATGCATCCGTTCTCCCAAATCGTCGCCGTAGCCGACGTATACAGCGCCATGATTTCCTCCCGCGTCTATCAGCAAAAGCGCGATCTGTTGTTCGTGCTTCGGGAGCTGTACCGCATGAGCTTCGGCGAGCTGGAGCCGCAAACGACGCATACGTTCATCCGTCATATGATCCCGAACTTCATAGGCAAACGGGTCGAGCTGCATACGGGCGAGGTCGGCACGATTATTATGACCCATCCGACGGAATATTTCCGGCCGCTGATCCAGATCGACAACCATTTTGTCGACCTGACCGTCGACCGGTCGCTCGAAGTCAAGCAGGTCTATATGTAG
- a CDS encoding molybdenum cofactor biosynthesis protein, which yields MTFQWKIHLFAGLAERFGQPAVTLELDSGELQVQALKEALIGRFPELEALIRVSFIASNHAYAADGETVSASSELALLPPVSGGEEDGSDAGRYVVTTEPLSVEAVTALVIVPEHGASLTFTGTTREWTQGQRTVRLEYEAYVPMAEKMLRQIGEELGSRWPGALCAIAHRIGLVDIAEISVVIAVSAPHRDACYEASRYAIERLKQVVPIWKKEVWEDGSEWKGHQQGPWNPAAPLHP from the coding sequence ATGACATTTCAATGGAAAATCCATTTGTTCGCCGGACTGGCCGAACGGTTCGGACAGCCGGCCGTTACGCTGGAGCTGGACAGTGGCGAGCTGCAGGTTCAAGCGCTCAAGGAAGCGCTGATCGGACGTTTCCCCGAGCTGGAAGCGCTGATCCGCGTTTCGTTTATCGCCTCCAACCATGCCTACGCGGCCGACGGCGAGACGGTCAGCGCTTCGTCCGAGCTTGCGCTGCTGCCGCCGGTATCCGGCGGCGAGGAGGACGGTTCCGACGCCGGCCGGTACGTCGTGACGACGGAGCCGCTGTCCGTCGAGGCGGTGACCGCCCTCGTCATCGTCCCCGAGCACGGCGCTTCGCTGACGTTTACCGGCACGACGCGCGAATGGACGCAGGGACAGCGGACGGTCCGGCTGGAGTACGAGGCCTATGTGCCTATGGCCGAGAAAATGCTCCGTCAAATCGGCGAAGAACTCGGCAGCCGCTGGCCGGGAGCCCTGTGCGCCATCGCACACCGCATCGGTCTCGTGGACATCGCGGAAATCAGCGTCGTAATTGCCGTCTCCGCCCCGCACCGCGACGCCTGCTACGAAGCGAGCCGGTATGCCATCGAACGGCTGAAGCAGGTCGTACCTATCTGGAAGAAAGAGGTATGGGAAGACGGCTCGGAATGGAAAGGCCATCAGCAGGGGCCATGGAACCCTGCCGCGCCGCTCCATCCCTGA
- a CDS encoding bifunctional metallophosphatase/5'-nucleotidase, which yields MNQTSSTAPELILLHSNDIHSRLEQAAKIAAYIAETRRAYGAERVLALDIGDHMDRMRVETEGSDGLANIALLNAAGYEAVTLGNNEGLTMVPEQLAEAYGASADFQVVCANMQELGSGKRPDWLKAHAVIRKGRLNIGLIGATAAFADFYSLLGWEASDPIAAVREEAERLRDKVDVLVVLSHLGLPMDRRMAREVPGLDLILGGHTHHLLESPEIVNGTCICAAGKFGEYVGRVEIGIDPVSARPVFRCTCVPMAAYAEQPEAAEINRGFREAGMRRLSRVVARLEAPLPASAERESPLGNLLAAGLRRWTDAEIGIVNAGQLLGGLAAGDVTEGDIHALCPSPINPCRMLLSGTAIRRALEEALLGEYIGMAIRGFGFRGLQLGTLAVDGLVVHWNPDGPPYAKIGSVQVCGAELEPERTYSVGTIDMFTFGVGYETMKSGADIRFYLPEFIRDVLARELKDEGAIEDCSRRRWIAEGPSGSGPVPQAE from the coding sequence ATGAATCAAACGTCTTCCACTGCTCCCGAGCTCATTTTGCTGCACAGCAACGATATCCACAGCCGGCTGGAGCAGGCGGCGAAAATTGCCGCCTATATCGCGGAGACGCGGCGGGCGTACGGCGCGGAGCGGGTGCTGGCACTCGATATCGGCGACCATATGGACCGCATGCGCGTCGAGACGGAGGGCAGCGACGGCCTGGCCAACATTGCCCTGCTGAATGCGGCCGGCTACGAAGCGGTGACGCTCGGCAACAACGAAGGGCTGACCATGGTGCCGGAGCAGCTGGCTGAGGCGTACGGCGCATCCGCGGATTTTCAGGTCGTCTGCGCGAATATGCAGGAGCTCGGCTCGGGCAAACGCCCTGACTGGTTGAAAGCCCATGCGGTCATCCGCAAAGGCCGGCTGAACATCGGCTTGATCGGCGCGACGGCCGCGTTCGCCGATTTTTATTCGCTGCTGGGATGGGAGGCTTCCGACCCGATCGCGGCTGTCCGGGAAGAAGCGGAGCGGCTCAGGGACAAGGTCGACGTGCTCGTCGTATTGTCGCACCTGGGGCTGCCGATGGACCGGCGAATGGCGCGGGAGGTTCCGGGCCTCGATTTGATTCTGGGCGGGCATACGCACCATTTGCTGGAAAGCCCGGAGATCGTGAACGGCACGTGCATATGCGCCGCCGGCAAATTCGGCGAATACGTCGGCCGCGTGGAGATCGGCATCGATCCCGTCTCTGCGCGCCCGGTGTTCCGCTGCACGTGCGTGCCGATGGCCGCATATGCGGAGCAGCCCGAAGCCGCCGAGATCAACCGCGGCTTCCGGGAGGCGGGCATGCGCCGGCTCAGCCGGGTCGTCGCCCGGCTGGAAGCGCCGCTGCCCGCCAGCGCCGAGCGGGAATCGCCGCTCGGCAATTTGCTTGCCGCCGGCCTGCGGCGCTGGACCGATGCCGAGATCGGCATCGTTAACGCGGGCCAGCTGCTCGGCGGCCTCGCCGCAGGCGACGTCACCGAGGGCGATATCCACGCCCTCTGCCCGTCGCCGATCAATCCGTGCCGGATGCTGCTGTCCGGCACGGCGATTCGCCGGGCGCTCGAGGAGGCGCTGCTCGGCGAATATATCGGGATGGCGATCCGCGGCTTCGGCTTCCGAGGCCTGCAGCTCGGCACGCTGGCGGTTGACGGGCTCGTCGTGCACTGGAATCCGGACGGCCCTCCTTACGCCAAAATCGGCTCCGTCCAAGTGTGCGGCGCCGAGCTTGAGCCGGAGCGGACGTACAGCGTCGGGACGATCGACATGTTTACGTTCGGAGTCGGCTATGAGACAATGAAAAGCGGCGCGGACATCCGCTTTTATTTGCCGGAATTTATCCGCGACGTGCTGGCCCGTGAGCTGAAGGACGAAGGGGCGATCGAGGATTGCTCCCGCAGGCGCTGGATTGCCGAAGGCCCGTCCGGAAGCGGCCCGGTGCCGCAAGCGGAATAG
- the sufU gene encoding Fe-S cluster assembly sulfur transfer protein SufU, which yields MELDDLYRRVIMDHYKNPRNRGTLEEGSVTVNLNNPTCGDRIQLQLQLENGKVKQARFTGEGCSISLSSASMMTEAVQGKTLDDALGMADKFSGFMKGESVDFGDYEDIEALSGVSKFPARIKCATLAWNALRKGIEHEKTK from the coding sequence ATGGAATTGGATGATCTTTACCGCAGAGTCATCATGGACCATTACAAAAATCCGCGTAATCGGGGAACGCTGGAGGAAGGTTCGGTAACCGTCAACCTGAACAACCCGACGTGCGGCGACCGGATTCAGCTGCAGCTCCAGCTGGAGAACGGGAAAGTGAAACAGGCGAGGTTTACCGGAGAAGGCTGCTCGATCAGCCTTTCCTCGGCTTCGATGATGACGGAAGCGGTGCAGGGGAAAACGCTCGACGATGCGCTCGGAATGGCGGATAAGTTTTCCGGCTTTATGAAAGGCGAATCGGTCGATTTCGGGGACTATGAGGATATCGAGGCGCTGTCGGGCGTCAGCAAGTTCCCGGCGCGCATCAAATGCGCGACGCTCGCCTGGAACGCGCTGCGCAAAGGCATCGAACACGAGAAGACGAAATGA
- a CDS encoding cysteine desulfurase: MNARELKELFPILQQDVNGHPLVYLDSAATSQKPRSVIEAVTRYYEHDNANVHRGVHTLGSRATEAYENAREKTAKFIHAASAQEIIFTRGTTTALNLVAGSYARSVCGEGDEIVITPMEHHSNLIPWQQVAKATGATLKYIPLQPDGTIKLEDAENTITSRTKIVSVMYVSNVLGVVNPVKEIAAIAHRNGAVMVVDGAQSTPHRRIDVQDLDCDFYALSGHKMCAPTGIGALFGKKALLERMEPIEFGGEMIDHVDLYDSTWKELPWKFEGGTPIIAGAVGLGAAIDFLTEVGLDQIEAHEHKLAEYAYGRLSEIEDVTIFGPKQDRAGLVTFNLGDVHPHDVATVLDTKGIAIRAGHHCCQPLMRWLNVSSTARASFYLYNTEEDVDRLVDALHQTKEFFGYGIG, encoded by the coding sequence ATGAACGCGCGGGAGCTGAAGGAACTGTTTCCGATACTGCAGCAGGATGTGAACGGGCATCCGCTCGTTTATCTGGACAGCGCGGCGACTTCGCAGAAGCCGCGTTCCGTTATTGAAGCCGTCACGCGTTATTATGAGCACGACAACGCCAACGTCCACCGCGGCGTCCATACGCTCGGCTCCCGCGCGACGGAAGCTTACGAGAACGCCCGCGAGAAGACCGCGAAGTTCATCCATGCGGCAAGCGCGCAAGAAATTATTTTTACGCGGGGCACGACGACGGCGCTCAATCTGGTGGCCGGCAGCTACGCGCGCTCCGTTTGCGGCGAAGGCGACGAAATCGTCATTACGCCGATGGAGCATCACAGCAATTTGATCCCCTGGCAGCAGGTTGCCAAGGCGACCGGAGCGACGCTGAAATATATACCGCTTCAGCCCGACGGAACGATCAAACTCGAGGATGCCGAAAATACGATTACGAGCCGGACGAAGATCGTGTCGGTCATGTACGTCTCGAACGTGCTCGGCGTTGTCAATCCGGTCAAGGAAATCGCTGCGATTGCGCACAGGAACGGCGCCGTCATGGTCGTCGACGGCGCGCAGAGCACGCCGCACCGGCGCATCGACGTGCAGGACCTGGATTGCGATTTCTACGCCCTGTCCGGCCACAAGATGTGCGCTCCGACCGGCATCGGCGCCTTGTTCGGAAAGAAGGCGCTGCTCGAGCGGATGGAGCCGATCGAATTCGGCGGCGAAATGATCGACCATGTCGATCTGTACGATTCGACATGGAAGGAGCTGCCCTGGAAATTCGAGGGCGGCACGCCGATTATTGCCGGCGCCGTCGGACTCGGGGCGGCCATCGATTTCTTGACCGAAGTCGGGCTGGACCAGATCGAGGCGCACGAGCATAAGCTGGCCGAGTATGCTTACGGCCGTTTGAGCGAGATCGAAGACGTGACGATTTTCGGTCCGAAGCAGGATCGCGCGGGACTCGTGACCTTTAATCTGGGAGACGTTCACCCGCACGACGTGGCGACTGTGCTCGATACGAAGGGCATTGCGATTCGCGCCGGTCATCATTGCTGCCAGCCGCTCATGCGCTGGCTGAATGTTTCTTCGACGGCGAGAGCAAGCTTTTATTTATACAATACCGAAGAGGACGTTGATCGTCTTGTGGACGCCCTCCATCAAACAAAGGAGTTCTTCGGTTATGGAATTGGATGA
- a CDS encoding undecaprenyl-diphosphate phosphatase — translation MGDIINAIILGIIEGLTEFLPVSSTGHMILANKLLGYTPDDQIIKTFEVVIQLGAILAIALIYRHRILNLFGLSKKTESVATFSNIGHRRSRLNLIHVALGIVPPLALAFLLRNVIKDDGFNQKPVLLALVVGGIYMIVAEWLVRTRRIRVVSETMDDITYKQALMIGILQCLSLWPGYSRSGSTIAGGMLVGTSYRAAADFSFLMAIPIMVVASGYEMLDNYKNITGHNLVFFIVGFVVAFIVAWLVIIAFMKVIQKVRLTHFAIYRLVVAALFWIFIMR, via the coding sequence ATGGGAGATATCATTAACGCGATTATTCTCGGGATTATCGAAGGATTGACGGAGTTCCTGCCCGTTTCCTCGACGGGGCACATGATTTTGGCCAACAAGCTGCTCGGCTATACGCCGGATGACCAGATCATCAAGACGTTCGAAGTCGTTATCCAGCTGGGCGCGATTTTGGCGATCGCGCTCATTTACCGCCACCGCATTTTGAATTTGTTCGGCCTCTCGAAAAAGACCGAGTCGGTCGCGACCTTCTCGAATATCGGGCACCGCCGCAGCAGGCTGAACCTGATCCACGTCGCGCTCGGCATCGTCCCGCCGCTCGCGCTTGCTTTTCTGCTGAGGAACGTCATCAAGGACGACGGCTTCAATCAAAAGCCGGTGCTGTTGGCGCTCGTAGTCGGCGGCATTTATATGATTGTGGCGGAATGGCTCGTAAGAACGCGCCGCATCCGCGTCGTTTCCGAAACGATGGACGATATTACATACAAGCAGGCGCTGATGATCGGCATTCTGCAGTGCCTGTCGCTTTGGCCCGGCTATTCCCGCTCCGGCTCGACGATTGCGGGCGGCATGCTCGTCGGAACGAGCTATCGGGCGGCCGCCGACTTCTCATTCCTGATGGCGATTCCGATCATGGTCGTCGCATCCGGCTACGAGATGCTGGACAACTATAAAAACATTACCGGCCACAACCTCGTTTTCTTTATCGTCGGATTTGTCGTCGCGTTTATCGTGGCGTGGCTTGTCATCATCGCATTTATGAAGGTTATCCAGAAGGTAAGGCTCACTCATTTTGCCATCTACCGTCTGGTCGTCGCCGCCTTGTTCTGGATCTTTATCATGCGGTAA
- the moaA gene encoding GTP 3',8-cyclase MoaA, with protein sequence MPALIDRFERKHDYLRISVTDRCNLRCLYCMPEEGVQFAPSDDLLSYDQIVEVVETGAALGISKLRITGGEPLVRPGLDSLVRRLAAIPGIREISLTTNGVLLADQAEALRKAGVTRVNISLDTLDPARFRFIARRGELKRVLDGIEAAAKAGFAPIKLNCVLLKGVNEDEIAAFLMMARDQPLHVRFIEYMPIGHADENWKKHYLPLSRVLEMAQELGLQTERRDNVVGNGPSDDYRIAGGAGSFGLIHPVSDHFCQRCNRLRLTADGSIKPCLYWVDELNVKPALGNPEAMQALFMRAMDIKPLNHEMAAKLADEAQSHVPTERRMSQIGG encoded by the coding sequence ATGCCGGCACTTATAGACCGTTTCGAACGCAAACACGATTACCTGCGCATATCCGTCACGGACCGATGCAATTTGCGATGCTTATACTGCATGCCGGAGGAAGGCGTTCAATTCGCGCCGTCGGACGACCTGCTATCATACGACCAAATCGTCGAAGTGGTGGAAACGGGCGCGGCGCTCGGCATTTCGAAGCTGCGCATTACGGGCGGCGAGCCGCTTGTCCGGCCGGGGCTCGATTCGCTCGTCCGCCGGCTCGCAGCCATTCCGGGCATCCGGGAAATTTCGCTGACGACGAACGGCGTCCTGCTGGCCGATCAGGCCGAGGCGCTTCGAAAGGCGGGCGTCACCCGGGTCAATATCAGTCTCGATACGCTGGATCCGGCGCGGTTTCGTTTTATTGCGCGGCGCGGCGAGCTGAAGCGGGTGCTGGACGGCATCGAGGCGGCAGCGAAAGCCGGCTTTGCGCCGATCAAGCTGAACTGCGTGCTGCTGAAGGGCGTCAACGAGGACGAAATCGCCGCCTTCCTGATGATGGCCCGCGACCAGCCGCTCCATGTCCGTTTTATCGAGTATATGCCGATCGGCCACGCCGACGAGAATTGGAAAAAGCATTATTTGCCGCTTTCGCGCGTCCTCGAAATGGCGCAGGAGCTCGGGCTGCAGACGGAAAGGCGGGACAACGTCGTCGGCAACGGGCCGTCGGACGATTACCGCATTGCCGGAGGGGCGGGTTCGTTCGGCCTGATTCATCCGGTGAGCGATCATTTCTGCCAGCGCTGTAACCGGCTGCGGCTGACCGCGGACGGCAGCATCAAGCCGTGCCTGTATTGGGTCGACGAGCTGAATGTGAAGCCGGCGCTCGGAAACCCGGAGGCGATGCAGGCCTTGTTCATGCGGGCGATGGACATCAAGCCGCTCAATCACGAAATGGCAGCCAAGCTGGCGGACGAGGCGCAAAGCCACGTGCCGACGGAAAGAAGAATGTCGCAGATCGGCGGATAG
- the sufB gene encoding Fe-S cluster assembly protein SufB, with protein MAKQMPDLEEYKYGFRDEHKAVFQSGKGLTPEIVRTISEMKGEPSWMLDFRLKSLEQFNKTAMPRWGGNMDDLDFNDIQYYVKPSEKQGKTWEEVPAEIKETFDKLGIPEAEQKFLAGVSAQYESEVVYHSMQEDLEKQGVIFTDTDTALREYPDIFKEYFGTVVPPTDNKFAALNSAVWSGGSFIYVPKGVKCEIPLQAYFRINSENMGQFERTLIIADEDSFVHYVEGCTAPIYSTNSLHSAVVEIIVKKNARARYTTIQNWAPNIYNLVTKRAVAEENATMEWVDGNIGSKLTMKYPAVILKGRGAKGMVLSIAVAGKGQHQDAGAKMIHLAPDTTSTIVSKSISKHGGKVTYRGLASFGRNSEGSKANIKCDTLILDNQSTSDTIPYNEIMNDNITLEHEATVSKVSEDQLFYLMSRGLTEAEATQMIVMGFIEPFTKELPMEYAVEMNRLIKFEMEGSIG; from the coding sequence ATGGCGAAGCAAATGCCCGATTTGGAAGAATATAAATACGGCTTTCGCGACGAGCATAAGGCCGTGTTTCAATCCGGCAAAGGGTTGACGCCCGAAATCGTCCGCACGATTTCCGAAATGAAGGGCGAACCGTCCTGGATGCTCGATTTCCGTCTGAAATCGCTGGAGCAGTTCAACAAGACGGCGATGCCGCGCTGGGGCGGCAACATGGACGATCTGGATTTCAATGATATCCAGTATTATGTCAAGCCTTCGGAGAAGCAGGGGAAAACGTGGGAAGAGGTTCCCGCGGAAATTAAGGAGACGTTCGACAAGCTCGGCATCCCGGAAGCGGAGCAGAAGTTCCTTGCCGGCGTTTCGGCCCAGTACGAATCCGAGGTCGTCTATCACAGCATGCAGGAAGACCTGGAGAAGCAGGGCGTCATTTTTACCGATACGGATACGGCTCTTCGGGAATATCCGGACATATTCAAGGAATATTTCGGTACGGTCGTTCCGCCGACCGACAATAAATTTGCGGCGCTCAACAGCGCGGTATGGTCCGGCGGCAGCTTCATCTACGTGCCGAAGGGCGTGAAGTGCGAAATCCCGCTGCAGGCTTACTTCCGGATTAATTCCGAGAACATGGGGCAGTTCGAGCGCACGCTCATCATCGCCGACGAGGACAGCTTCGTGCATTACGTCGAAGGCTGTACGGCGCCGATCTACAGCACCAATTCGCTGCACAGCGCGGTCGTGGAAATCATCGTCAAGAAAAATGCCCGCGCCCGCTATACGACGATTCAGAACTGGGCGCCGAATATTTACAACCTCGTGACGAAACGGGCCGTAGCCGAAGAAAACGCGACGATGGAGTGGGTCGACGGCAATATCGGCTCGAAGCTGACGATGAAATACCCGGCCGTCATTCTGAAAGGCCGCGGCGCGAAAGGCATGGTGCTGTCGATTGCGGTAGCAGGCAAAGGGCAGCATCAGGACGCCGGCGCCAAAATGATCCATCTCGCGCCGGATACGACGTCCACGATCGTATCCAAATCGATCAGCAAGCACGGCGGCAAAGTGACGTATCGCGGACTCGCTTCGTTCGGACGCAACTCCGAAGGCTCCAAGGCGAACATCAAATGCGACACGCTCATTCTCGACAACCAGTCGACGTCCGATACGATTCCGTACAACGAAATCATGAACGACAACATTACGCTGGAGCATGAAGCGACGGTGTCCAAGGTGTCCGAGGATCAGCTCTTCTATCTGATGAGCCGCGGGCTGACCGAAGCGGAAGCGACGCAAATGATCGTCATGGGCTTCATCGAGCCGTTCACGAAGGAGCTGCCGATGGAGTATGCGGTCGAGATGAACCGCTTGATCAAGTTCGAAATGGAAGGCTCGATCGGTTAA